Proteins encoded within one genomic window of Homo sapiens chromosome 21, GRCh38.p14 Primary Assembly:
- the KRTAP10-8 gene encoding keratin-associated protein 10-8, protein MADACCTRTYVIAASTMSVCSSDVGHVSRVSSPSTCTGSSWQVDNCQESCCEPRSCASSCCTPSCCAPAPCLALVCAPVSCEPSPCQSGCTDSCTPSCCQQSSCQPACCTSSPCQQACCVPVCCKSNCCKPVCCVSICSGASSPCCQQSSCQSACCTFSPCQQACCVPICCKPICCVPVCSGASSLCCQKSSCQPACCTTSCCRPSSSVSLLCRPVCRPACCVPVPSCCVPASSCQPSCCHPASCLSFLCRPACSRLAC, encoded by the coding sequence ATGGCTGACGCCTGCTGCACCAGGACGTATGTGATTGCTGCATCCACCATGTCTGTCTGCTCCAGTGACGTGGGCCATGTCAGCCGAGTCTCCTCCCCCAGCACCTGCACTGGCTCCTCCTGGCAGGTGGACAATTGCCAGGAAAGCTGCTGCGAGCCCCGCTCCTGTGCCTCCAGCTGCTGTACCCCTAGCTGCTGTgccccagccccctgcctggcCCTGGTCTGTGCCCCAGTGAGCTGTGAGCCCAGCCCCTGCCAATCAGGCTGCACCGACTCCTGCACACCTTCATGCTGCCAGCAGTCTAGCTGCCAGCCGGCTTGCTGCACCTCCTCCCCCTGCCAACAGGCctgctgtgtgcctgtgtgctGCAAGTCCAACTGCTGCAAGCCCGTGTGCTGCGTGTCCATCTGCTCTGGAGCTTCCTCCCCATGCTGCCAGCAGTCTAGCTGCCAGTCAGCTTGCTGCACCTTCTCCCCATGCCAACAGGCCTGCTGTGTGCCCATCTGCTGCAAGCCCATCTGCTGTGTGCCTGTCTGCTCTGGGGCTTCCTCTCTGTGCTGCCAGAAGTCTAGCTGCCAGCCGGCTTGCTGCACCACCTCCTGCTGCAGACCCTCCTCCTCCGTGTCCCTCCTCTGCCGCCCTGTGTGCCGGCCTGCCTGCTGTGTGCCTGTCCCCTCCTGTTGTgtccctgcctcctcctgccaGCCCAGCTGCTGCCACCCGGCCTCCTGCCTGTCCTTCCTCTGCCGCCCCGCGTGCTCCCGCCTGGCCTGCTGA
- the KRTAP10-9 gene encoding keratin-associated protein 10-9, producing the protein MAASTMSIRSSAYSDSWQVDDCPESCCEPPCCATSCCAPAPCLTLVCTPVSRVSSPCCQVTCEPSPCQSGCTSSCTPSCCQQSSCQPAYCTSSPCQQACCVPVCCKPVCCVPVCCGASSCCQQSSYQPACCASSSCQPACCVPVCCKPVCCAPTCSEDSYSCCQQSSCQPACCTSSPCQQSYCVPVCCKPVCCKPICCVPVCSGASSLCCQQSGCQPACCTTSCCRPSSSVSLLCRPVCRPACCVPVSSCCAPTSSRQPSYCRQASCVSLLCRPVCSRPACYSFSSGQKSSC; encoded by the coding sequence atgGCCGCGTCCACCATGTCCATCCGCTCCAGCGCTTACTCCGACTCCTGGCAGGTGGACGACTGCCCAGAGAGCTGCTGTGAGCCCCCCTGCTGCGCCACCAGCTGCTGCGCCCCGGCCCCCTGCCTGACCCTGGTCTGCACCCCAGTGAGCCGTGTATCCAGCCCCTGCTGCCAGGTGACCTGTGAGCCCAGCCCCTGCCAATCAGGCTGCACCAGCTCCTGCACGCCCTCGTGCTGCCAGCAGTCTAGCTGCCAGCCGGCTTACTGCACCTCCTCCCCCTGCCAGCAGGCCTGCTGCGTGCCCGTCTGCTGCAAGCCTGTGTGCTGCGTGCCCGTCTGCTGTGGGGCTTCTTCGTGCTGCCAACAGTCTAGCTACCAGCCAGCTTGCTGTGCCTCTTCCTCCTGCCAGCCGGCCTGCTGTGTGCCCGTCTGCTGCAAACCTGTGTGCTGTGCGCCCACCTGCTCTGAGGATTCCTATTCATGCTGCCAACAGTCTAGCTGCCAGCCAGCTTGCTGCACTTCCTCCCCCTGCCAGCAGTCCTACTGTGTGCCTGTCTGCTGTAAGCCTGTCTGCTGCAAACCCATCTGCTGTGTGCCTGTCTGCTCTGGGGCTTCCTCTTTGTGCTGCCAGCAGTCTGGCTGCCAGCCGGCTTGCTGCACCACCTCCTGCTGCAGACCCTCCTCCTCTGTGTCCCTCCTCTGCCGCCCTGTGTGCAGGCCCGCCTGCTGCGTGCCCGTCTCCTCCTGCTGTGCCCCCACCTCCTCCCGCCAGCCCAGCTATTGCCGCCAGGCCTCCTGTGTGTCCCTTCTCTGCCGCCCTGTGTGCTCCCGCCCGGCCTGCTACAGCTTCTCCTCAGGCCAGAAGTCCAGCTGCTGA